One Pochonia chlamydosporia 170 chromosome 5, whole genome shotgun sequence DNA segment encodes these proteins:
- a CDS encoding MFS quinate transporter QutD (similar to Talaromyces stipitatus ATCC 10500 XP_002487492.1) translates to MAGFHAKEDRPTPKEVYNWRLYIEAAIIATGSILFGYDSAFIGTTIARASFKSSFNIRKSAAADISSNITSAFQAGAFFGAIFCYLLTERVGRKWALQANVTVFLLGAILMTAASHQLSFIYAGRVLTGLACGAITATVPSYIAELSVVSIRGILTGLFEVAYQLGSLVGFWINYGINQHMDVTSTASWRVPMAVQLIPAGILFAGGFMLHESPLWLMRKGREDEATRVLVAVRKLPESHQYIQEDLEMIRSRLADEFRIAEKYGTGSWALFRGILYELSQKGMRNRLFLVFCAFALQNMSGAAAINYYSPTLFASIGISDVSLYTGIYGLVKAVASIIFYGLLIDLWGRRYPTIISSAMCSVCLWIVGAYVKIGHPASVISAGGELSPSTAAGGKAATAMIMIYSVFWSFGLNGIPWIVSAEIFPGALRNLTGTWAALIQWLTQFAITKALPYIFNSFGYGTWFFFASWMLLATIWAFFCLPETKGRTLDEMDTIFGYTSHGSSVSIGSGGKQGLVDYCEEKV, encoded by the exons ATGGCTGGGTTTCACGCCAAAGAGGACAGGCCAACGCCCAAAGAGGTTTACAACTGGCGATTGTATATCGAAGCGGCCATCATTGCGACGGGTTCCATTCT TTTTGGCTACGATTCCGCCTTCATTGGCACTACTATTGCGCGAGCAAGCTTCAAATCGTCTTTCAATATTAGAAAGAGCGCCGCTGCGGATATATCCAGCAACATCACATCCGCTTTCCAAGCTGGGGCCTTCTTTGGAGCCATTTTCTGCTACCTAT TGACTGAGCGCGTGGGACGAAAATGGGCTTTGCAGGCTAATGTTACTGTATTCCTACTCGGAGCAATTCTCATGACGGCCGCGAGCCACCAGCTGTCGTTCATTT ATGCAGGAAGAGTCCTCACCGGTCTCGCTTGCGGTGCCATCACCGCGACCGTCCCTAGCTACATCGCCGAATTGTCTGTCGTTTCTATACGTGGTATTCTCACGGGACTCTTTGAGGTTGCATATCAGCTAGGCAGCCTAGTCGGCTTTTGGATCAACTATGGCATCAACCAGCACATGGACGTCACCTCCACGGCAAGTTGGAGGGTCCCAATGGCGGTGCAACTCATTCCAGCTGGCATTCTCTTTGCTGGAGGCTTCATGCTGCATGAGAGCCCCTTATGGTTGATGCGCAAAGGACGTGAAGATGAAGCTACCAGGGTGCTTGTGGCAGTGAGAAAGTTACCGGAATCACATCAGT ACATCCAAGAGGACCTCGAAATGATTCGAAGCAGACTTGCCGACGAGTTTAGAATAGCAGAAAAATACGGCACTGGGTCGTGGGCTCTCTTCAGAGGTATCCTTTACGAATTATCCCAAAAGGGTATGCGAAACCGGCtgtttttggtgttttgtgcTTTCGCCCTTCAAAACATGTCCGGCGCCGCAGCCATCAATTACTATTCTCCCACACTGTTCGCGTCGATTGGCATTAGCGACGTCTCACTATACACGGGTATATATGGTTTGGTCAAAG CGGTCGCGTCCATTATCTTCTACGGCCTTCTCATCGACCTTTGGGGCAGACGATATCCAACTATTATTTCGTCGGCTATGTGCTCCGTCTGCTTATGGATAGTTGGCGCATATGTGAAAATTGGCCACCCGGCAAGTGTGATTTCTGCGGGCGGAGAGTTGTCGCCGTCGACTGCAGCTGGTGGCAAAGCTGCAACTGCCATGATCATGATATATTCCGTGTT CTGGTCCTTTGGTCTTAACGGTATTCCGTGGATTGTGTCTGCAGAGATCTTCCCTGGTGCTCTGCGAAATCTGACAGGAACATGGGCTGCCTTGATTCAATG GCTCACTCAGTTCGCTATAACAAAGGCTCTGCCATATATCTTCAACTCTTTCGGGTACGGCACCTGGTTCTTCTTTGCGTCGTGGATGCTTTTGGCCACTATTTGGGCATTCTTCTGCCTGCCAGAAACAAAGGGACGTACACTGGATGAAATGGATACCATTTT TGGATATACCTCACATGGGTCATCCGTGTCGATCGGCTCAGGGGGGAAGCAAGGACTTGTTGACTATTGTGAGGAAAAAGTCTGA